In Zingiber officinale cultivar Zhangliang chromosome 6A, Zo_v1.1, whole genome shotgun sequence, a single genomic region encodes these proteins:
- the LOC121994363 gene encoding probable transcription factor KAN4, producing the protein MEAPFPDLSLHIRTPPIPKPSSRPWAQVNSSDIGQMSCEHHGKEELVEPSLRLGTDAVPVATAGKEHRAKRRISRLSSGRRSLRAPRMRWTSSLHAHFVHAVELLGGHERATPKSVLELMNVKDLTLAHVKSHLQMYRTVKNSNNRGAGVLMNCKSGEVEEGGVVLVAAGDKAGDHDFLNPTPYVSHISSTTPPPRPSSATAVAAPNNSSREQHPYGEGSGKLPYWFQQNSKFHNILTQELSQAQSMDHGQQDESN; encoded by the exons GCCCCATTTCCTGATCTCTCCCTCCATATCAGAACGCCCCCCATCCCCAAACCCTCATCACGGCCATGGGCACAAGTCAACAGCAGCGATATAGGCCAAATGAGCTGTGAGCACCATGGCAAGGAGGAGCTCGTCGAACCTTCGTTGAGATTAGGGACCGACGCTGTCCCGGTGGCTACAGCTGGTAAGGAGCACAGAGCCAAGCGTAGGATCTCGCGGCTGAGCAGCGGGAGGAGGAGCCTCCGGGCCCCGAGAATGCGGTGGACTTCCAGCCTCCACGCCCATTTTGTCCATGCCGTGGAGCTCCTCGGTGGGCATGAGA GAGCAACACCCAAATCTGTCTTGGAACTGATGAACGTGAAGGATCTCACTTTAGCTCATGTCAAGAGTCATCTGCAG ATGTATAGGACAGTGAAGAACAGCAATAACAGAGGAGCAG GGGTACTCATGAATTGCAAGAGTGGGGAAGTGGAGGAAGGAGGAGTGGTACTGGTGGCAGCAGGTGATAAAGCTGGAGATCATGACTTCCTGAACCCTACTCCTTATGTTTCTCACATCTCATCAACAACCCCACCACCACGGCCATCGAGTGCAACTGCAGTAGCAGCACCAAACAACTCTTCTAG AGAACAGCATCCATATGGAGAAGGCAGTGGCAAGCTACCTTACTGGTTTCAACAAAATTCCAAATTCCATAATATTCTAACTCAAGAATTAAGTCAG GCACAATCTATGGATCATGGTCAGCAGGATGAGTCAAATTAA